Part of the Rhizoctonia solani chromosome 2, complete sequence genome is shown below.
CTCCCCTCAGCCGACCATATCAATTTCCAACTCCACATCGAATCCGTCGTTCCAGGCTTCAGCTGGCTCCTTTGGCGTAACTGGCAGATTGCAACTACAGAATCTCAAGGCGGAAGCTCAAGCTATCGGGTTGGGAAATGAATCTGTTGGTTGGGCTATCCTTGAGAGGCTATGCTCCAGCGTCCCTTATCCTGAAAGCGAGCGGCCTGAATGGGATGAGATTTGGGACCTACTGACCAAAGGCCAAGTAAGCATATGCTGTATTGAGCGATTAACCAGACTTTAACAGCTTGTTATCTCAGGCAACTATGCTGTTGCCCAGCGAGCCTCTGCCTGGAAATGTTGCTATCACCCCCGATTTACTACGTGATCATCTCGCCCTCTGCGGCCCCCCCAACCAAACCTCATCACCCATCGTTACCGTTTCTGGGGTACGAGGTACTTTACAAGGGTGTGTATTCAGTGAATCTTGCATCCCAGTCTCAATTAACTGGTTGCCCATAGTACAAACATCGCTTTTCGGAGTTTGATGAACACAGCTTCAATCAATTTTAAGTCACTGCTTTCAGCCACAACTCGGACAACTGCCTTTGCGTCTTTGCCTCCccttcctgttcctttgaCCACCTCACCAACCCACCTTATCCTTCAGCACAAGTACAAGGCCAAACACCCTCTCTTCCTCTGCTTCCCCGACCAGTCCAGCCACCACCCTTGCCGGCTCGCCCTGGTACGACGGCTTCACAACAGACTCGCCCCTCCAACCCCCCACCTCAGTCCGCCACTAGCCGCCTAAATCCTTTCGCATCACTCTTTGGGTCAGCACGTAACACTCCTACACCTACGCCACCTCCAATTGCGAATGTAACACCTACACCACTtgcacctcctccacctAGTGACACAGGCTCAGCGCGGTCTTCAGTTGATCTGACCTCGTCCGAGGGGCCCGTAGTGGCAGCATATACAATTGATCGACGGATCTCGAGAGCTGCAATTGCCAAGGAGGCAACGCGCGCAATTAAAGGAGAGATCAAGTCTGTCCTTGCTGTTCAAGGCGTTCCTAGTTGGGTAAAGGATCGAGTGGTCGCCTTTGTGAATCCATTGCTGCCTATACCAAAAGCTAGCCGTCACGCGTCGAGCAGTGGATCAAAGATCCCCACCCCAGATATGAGTTCTCCACAAGCTTGCTCTGATTCGATACAATACTTTTTAAGCAGCATGGAGGACGAGTTGTTTGCTTATTTTGGGAGCAAGAAGAAAGAGGATCCAAATGCAGACGAAAAAGCGGCCACAGATCGGGCCAACAACGAAGAAAAAGAGAGAAAGATGAGGGAAGTCATGGAGAAGGTCGAAAGGGCTATATGTGCCTTGTTCTACGATAGGTAAATGGTTAtgatgcgcatatatctatcGTATTTCTCATCTGAAATCACCATAGGCTATTCCGCCCCTCGACCTCTGACGATGCATCACACGATGACGCGCTTTCGAGCCAGATTGCATCGCTCAACATGCTTGACTTGGGTTTGAATCACCTTGGAGTTGAAGTCCCAAGTGGTGCTGAGAAAGGGTGAATGAGGTAATCAAAACTTGCGGGCAAGGTATATCTGGTCATTAGCAAAGGAAAGGGACGCCTATTGATTCTGGTGCAGAACTCCAACGGCTCAGCCATCCAGATTGTCGGTCCCCTGCGGAAAAAGCCGCTGTATTTGTAGCCGCCAACCAAGCTATCGCAGGTAAGTACTCGCGAGTTAATCTATTATACCAGGTTTTCATATTCTTCTAGAGGGCCTATCACGGCTTCCCCCATTAAGGTTAAAATCAGAAAACGAAATGGCGGAAGAAAAGACACCAACAGCATCAACATTCAAGGAACCCAGCGCAAGCCCATCCCAACCAACGCCCGAAATAGTTATGTCTCCCGACTCCGACCCCAAGCTACTCCCTCCGGATTTGAATGTGTCCCCACAACCGATTTCCGATCCTCTGAGTACACCCGCTTCCCCAACCATACCCTCTCACCAGTTTCCGACCAAGTCTCTAAGGGAGCGTCTCCTTCGATGGGTCCTGGGCTCGTATCCCAAGTAGCAGACAGCACCGCATCCCCATCGCCAGCGCCCTCGATTAATATTCAGCCAACGCCTGTGTCTTCTGATGTGCTCTTGCCGGTCATGATATACGCAGTGGTAAAGACGAACCCAAATCAATTGGTCTCACATTTGCTCTACGTGCAACGATTCCGCTCACGCTCGGTTGGGGGTGAAGAGAGTTTCTGTCTGATCAACTTGATGGCCGTCGTTGAATTTTTGGAGAATGTCGATTTGGCGGTTTTAGGTCTCGCGTCTTCAGAAAAGGTTATGAGGTACGTAGATGTTTCTTGATAAGGTGCCGTTTCTGACTTCAGCACAGCGTCGCGGATCTCACACCAATTCCTCTGGCTGAAACTGTTGAGTCAGCCGCCTCGGCATCTCACCATCCTCTCGATATTATTGCGGCTTCTATACGACTACGAGGCAAAGTCAACCAAGTAGGCGAAATGGCTGGTTCGGCAGCCGGAAAGGTCATCCTCGGCGTGATGGATACATCTATGCTAGCTATTAAGGGGCTACTGGGTACTGACAGTAACCCCGACTCAGGTCATCGCCCTGGCTTCGGCCTACTTCGCAGAGGATCTGGGTTTTCGATTGCCAGCGTAAAAGCGAGTCTCCCCGCAGTTGGCCGGGGGACACCTCGCGCTGATCCAGACACTATACCCCAAGAGGGTCAGCAACTTATTGAGGTTTCGAGTCGACCGGGGTCTCTTAGGAGCGTGCAGATGGGCGACAGCGACGAAAGTAGTGGCACTTCATCTTCAAGCGGAAGTGAGGATGATTCGAGCGGCGAAGAAGCGTCTGACGATGAAGGAACGCGTGGAGCCGATGCACGAAGCGTACGCAGCTTTAGCTCTATGCTCAGCAGAGCCTCCAAGGATGAGAGAAGGGATAGGCCGAGTTTACAAGATCGCCTCGCGAATATGTCAAACCTCAGCAAATTCTCAAAAAGTCCCCCAGGCACTGGCCTACGGAAACCTTCTCCCCGCCTAGACGCCGGACCAGCCTGCTTGTCCCCGGTGCTCCCTCCACAGCCGATGCACAGGTACCCTCTCCTGCTAGTAGTATTGCCCGCGCTTTCAGATTCCGCCCCCAAATACTCGCTTCCTAGAGTGCTCGGTCGACGATCTGAAACTATCTGAAGTGGCCGAATTATTAGCCGAATACAAACGAATTGCTACGGGAATGCAGGCGATTGGCGGATTTTCGAATTGATGTAGACACCCATTTCTCGGTCAATCGCACATGGTACTGTTCCTCCTGGTTTGAACATGGATAGAGGAAGAGCATAATGTCATAGCAAATCTTTCCACACAAATGACATGGACAGCATACATGTAAGTTTTGACACACCAGAGTGATACAATGAATATCCCAAATACGGGCTAGCTGCGAATAAATGATCGAATGCTCATTCCTCTGCAGTCTTCTTGGTCTTCTTGACCGCGACGGTGTTCTCTCTATGTTTGTTCTCTGAGCACAATGCATATAAGTACCAATTCCATGCACTTACCGGAACCCGTTCTTGAACCTCCTCGAGACATGCTTGAGGTAGCGCATGCGGCCAGTACCGTAGTCTTTCTCCTCTTGGCCTTTTGTCCCCACTCGTATGACCTCAGCTTGGCAGAAGGATAACCACATTGACCACAGGCTACGAACGCAATATGAGAGAGCTGTCAGGGATACTCCGCGATATTACTTACTCTTGTGTTGGCGGTGGAATGCACGGTTACCGCATCGACGGCAGAGAGTGTGCGTCTTGGTGTGACGCTTACCGAAGGAGGAGGTACCTGTTTCCACATGTAAGAGTCGTGGATATTTTTCTGTGCTGTATTTACTAACCCTTGGTCTGTTGAAAGTGAATATTATCAGCTTATTGTACGAATTAAGTCCATCCAAAAATCCAACTGGCACACGTCGATTCTCCATCATTTACTTCGTTTTTGAGCGCTCCATTAGAGCATGTGCATCCCGTAGCCTCTATTTTCTGCTAAATCAAACATTCAGACTTACCATTTTGTCGTATGTCTTGCGGGTTTCGTTGACACTGCGAGAATATTTGCTTCCGAGCTTTCGGGCGAACCCctatcacgtgactttaTTCTGCTCTATTTAGCACTCAAGGGGGTGGGGCAAGGCGGGCCGAGTATTCAGATTCTAATTGGTGCCATAGTAGCATCACCACGCAAGATCAGTTGAATTTGCTTACTATATACTATACGAGAATGATTATAGACTGTTCGCGATAAAACCATTTATTTTATGATGTTTCGATCACCCACAGCCGCCAATTTACTCCTAGCTCAATAGCATACATAGCTACAAACACATGATAACAATTGACGCTTGATCGATTCGCTTTGGAGATGCATATGACGCATATTACATTACCGATTGGATAGTAGCATACAACGAGGTTTACACCGATTAATCAAATCTAATGCAAAGTTCATTAAAGGGTAACAGAATGAACACTATTCGGATGGATAGGTCGTGCGATAGAGATCTAGCGCCTTGGCAACAACCTCACGGTCACGCATAGGTCAAGACATCTAAGACCTGATTTGCATCGACAAAGCGGGTTTCGTAGTCTTCCGAACCTATCTGAGTTCCCTTCTGGTGTGGGCTACTTTCATCGACCTCTGCGACAAACCAAAAGATAGTTTGACATCCTTGGTAGCCACGCGTCGCAGAAATACTGCGATAGGTTC
Proteins encoded:
- a CDS encoding ribosomal protein L37e produces the protein MTKGTSSFGKRHTKTHTLCRRCGNRAFHRQHKTCGQCGYPSAKLRSYEWGQKAKRRKTTVLAACATSSMSRGGSRTGSENKHRENTVAVKKTKKTAEE